ACTAGTAGAGCATCATTTTTAAGATgcatttttgagtaaaaaaatatttaaactttcattttatatatttctgttttatctataatttaCAACACTATAAATTGTTTCTAATGCAAAGCAtttattatgttcaaaataagTCAAGGAAAGATGAGGCTAAAAACAGGTGAGGGATTTCTAAGTGACCGACTCTTATCGAAAATTGTTTAGATTGCGCCATTTAAGACTAATATTTTcatcacaaataaatttatctcttaaacctaattattaaataaatcttcctTAATAACTAATGCAATTtatcaaacataaatatatcttttacaaaatctaactttttcaaaggttttataaaaattatgtataaaaataattcattaaactgATAGCTTCATCAAAGttgattgttaaatttaatttacattataagctggaaattaattacaataatgtgaaaataaactctttccaattaaaattttgatagtcataactaaattaatacacaatataaataaataccaatgaAACACAATATAACATTGCTCTCAAAAGATGCTGAAAATCTCAAGATGAAATACTGTTCTCAATAACTGTCAAGAAACTCAGCATAACATAGCAACCATTAGCTGCTGAATAGCTCAATGCAACACTTATTAGGAAATACATTAACTGTCATTTAACTTAACATAAACATAATACTCTTCATAAAGCCAATGACAAATTTaacaactatttattttgaatgaaaggcaaaatttctgtttaaatacAAGTTTGCAATTAACATTATCAaggattttattgaattatttagtgATTAGTATGCAAAAGTGTGTAAAATCTTTACATCAAAATATGCATACTATAAGCATATCaacttgttttgtttaatttttaaaaattgtatataatttttaaaagttgtataatattgtatataatttaGCATTAGTACTACTACCACCTTTCTGCTTTGAAATGGCACTATCTGCTTGGcaagttgcaattaaaaaaaaatttaatggaatagtgcttttttttgagagagagagagaaattttgttaatttctctGATGTACAAGTGCCTTTCTGTTGTTTCCATCCTTAAAAACATGCTTctttaagcaaagaaaaattagcaGTATGTTGGTTGGTGCTCCTAAATAGATACAgtgcactcccgattatccgggttaatcaTTGGGACAGGTCACACGGACAATCGAAAAAcacggataatccgaaaactccttttattaaagaaaatttcaatatcagtacaaaaaatataaaaattactgacacTTGCATGCATAGcatcaaactaggaattttccttattaaaaaatgtgtaatgcgtcttcgccatatatcgatacacatattttacgaGCCGCAGTAATGGCTCCGTAATCAAATCCTgccatataatctaataaagtttccacagagcagcagaatgagaaattgtatttcattcatttactacatcttctgcatcagttactatcatcactatttgatttaacaacataacgatgtcttcatcagtcaaatactggaagccaggctcacatgcatcgctttgaaaccaatcttctaaattttcttcatcaagaatttcgaaaccttagatttcttttgcttgtccgagaatactgttatcatatttttcttgaacatctgaagaGGATTGTTTATCAAGCGGTATGATCTTTCTCCAAGATCGTGATAACGTAGATGAGTTTACCTTTGAGCATGCTGCTGATATTCCATATACTGCAATCCAATAACGaatattgcttccaaaaatttggtagtgttataactttttatattttctgtgtgactccggaatgagcacggataatccgcacacggataatcgagagtgCACTGTAACTACattaaataatcaatcaataatTCAATCTCTTGATCAAATGCTACACAACACTTCTGCtataccttaaaaaattatttaggatgaattaataaaaattatagatcttTATACTTGATACCACTGTAAAGACAGAGCAAATTTTGGGTGTTTACGTATTTCAGATTATGTATCCAGTACGTACTGTCTTATTCCtcattaacttatattttgcaTACCTATAATTGCGACTTTCAAAAACTAACTATGCAATGCCCACTAATTTGTTATATACTtgtaaaatattccttaaaaaaaataacagaccTAATTCCACGagcacttcaaaaaaatattaggtttgatttaatagttaataattgtttacaCACACACACTCGTAAAGactaaaaggaaataaaatttacaaaaatgaatcaCTATACAAATTTGATAGCATAACTTGAGGACGGGAGTTTTTGAAGAGTCTGTTTTCtaaagattttgtaaaaaatattttcaagggTTGGAGAATATTAAAAGCCAAAAGGCAAATTTCcgtgaaaataaatcaatataataaatttggtaCCATtatgaataagaatttttgtaaAGATGTAAAGAATTCAGTTTGGTAAAGGGAACATCATTGAACCTCTAATCAAAATGGACCAAAGATGCTGAAGTCATGATAATCATAAATGTCTATCGGTTTTAACATGGAAGTGGACAAGACATGGCTTAAAAGTGTGGTAAAAGGTATAGGCAGATTAGTAgcatttcaaaatcatattacattaaatgaaaagatatcaatattgcatttaaatcaTTTGGCTTGAGCttagttagatttttttcagaCTGTGTGGCATAAAATGACTATTTTAAgaattaccttaatttttaacaatttgagCTACTGCCAATAAATACTCTCCAGACCACAAATCCTCATGCATCTAAATACTTCAACAGAGATAATTCATCCAGTTTGAAAACTTTGTAAGCATCATCCAAATTTCTTTAGTGTGAAAATAACTTCTGCCCTAgtgattttaacttaaatttaaaaaaagaaaacagaacaTAATATGAGCCCTAGTCTGTCTGTAACAGTCCCTATTTTAAATCTGtagcaaatgttatttttatttacttatttgaaataaaaaaatttagacggCACTAACAAAGTTCTGCAACCGAACAACTCTCTCTTATAAAAGACGTAACTGAACTCAGCCCAACAACGAGTGTCTACAAGTACAGGACGCAGAACTTCACTCTCTAGTTAGCTATTATCAATCAAGTTTATCATCAATTCCTAACTCAGTTTCATCTTGAATTCAACTTTATACGCTTAGATTAGAGTGCCACAGTAAAGTGAAGTGTTTTGATGTAAGGCTACAgcatttttccttcatttagaacaaaaataatgacATCCCTTTTTCACTTATGAAACCATAACTTctaaaatcattgaaaacttaagatcttattttatttgacattGTTATTGCCGTAATACACATTGTTTtgatttcctaatttttattttcttttataattttggtcaccaaaaaaattctgcctttgctgaaattttataaaaagagtgcaaccagaaaaactatttattaaactattattaaccattttatataattttttttcaaattttagaaaagtattatgacaataaacattaatagaaattatgctttattaaaattctttaaattaaatctagTTTGAGCACAAAAGCAATAATGAACtaccttttttaatttgctaaagcattttttttttttgtgctgcgtcttttaattataatagcaacaaaagaaaataataataacgaaagaaaatacataaataaataccagttgataaaaattaaatttaaaaaagcaacttttatGCTTTGCTAATAAATAAGTGTAGATTTAAATTTGACACAAAGATGTAATAAGTACTATTTGTgattatttcaagcaaaaaaaattataattttaaaaacagaatattattttttatttattgaattccAGGAAGGTGAAAATTCACTCTCATGACCATTTAGACCAACTCTCAATATATGTTCTTTTGggaaaaacagataaaaagtGGTTATTtatactgtaaataaaaatcagcataactttttaaatgcaattatagTTATGATTGCTGACTCGAAtttatatacctttttttttcaatagcttattaaaaattaacctacTTTGCACACTGtatggtaaaaataatatattggcaaaatcataataatatgtcgaagaaaaataacaacaaatggaattttaaataaaattactagttaactctttttacaatttatttttgttttattaattttctacagTCATTTAAgctgttaaattaaaatctataaatcatGTGAAATTCAACACTCATAATTTAATACAGATAAATTTATAAGAgttcaaagtaataaaaaaagaaataaaaaattaaaatactatatctTTTCATATATACTAATGAATTTGTCATTCACATTAAAAGTGACATTAATGAATGCCTAAATCTCATCATAAGATTTAGGCTTGAACaatcaaacaaacaaataaattatgtacattcagcaaattataaaataattagtttttctttggTAATCTCCAAGGATATTAAACAATAACTACTTAATCAAATGTAACTCAGAACTTCtggaatgctttaaaaaattatttagaataaattaataagattgaATATACAACTCGAATTACATGATATCTCGACATCTGGATTACTCTTGATCGTTTTATGGCTTAATATTTCTTGTGGTTTATATAATAACATATCTACAGTTATTTTACAACCATATTTATCTTAATAGAACTGGcataaagctttttttagaaacaaaatgtacaaaatttagaaacatataAATGTTGAACAtactaaatttttgttaaaaagtccaagttcatattttatgaatacaaAGTTCTGTGCTAATAAAAAGGGAAAGACAATCagcaaataaaattgcaatatttataacGAATACAGTTGCCAAAAGAAGGCGAACAAATTACATGGTGTTTTTAATACTCAAATTATTGTACCACGTTTACCAAGAAAGACATAATAGATATATAGTAGTTTTAAacctaataaattaattactgtaGTACCTATTAAGTTGATACTAATTATTGTAGTAGTGTTTAACTTCACGCCAGCTTTCTATTTGCTctccctttaaatatttttgttcttaaaattaaggaaaatcaaGAGTAAATCTTTACAAAATCAAACGAGTATTAAGAACATCCAAATCATATtgtattataacatttaaataatatacctTGACATTTTTCTAGGGTACTTAAAGCACCATGTTGAACTTAAAGAGTTcgatcaattaaaataaaacatagaaGTTTGTGTATGATTAAATGTTGCCAAACAACATACAGAACTAATACTTTAAGCCTCTGCAAAGCACctagagtatttttttaaaaaaaatctgtaatgaACACCAATTAATCTAATGAAATGACATCAGGTGTACTATGTACTCGATCACTGTCTTTTCCTTTATCTAGTTCTCCTTCAGGAGTATTCAACAATGAGAAAAAGTCAAAGTTATTGTAAGCAGACTGATTCTCGTTAGTCTCGATTTGGTCATTATATGAACTGTATGGATTATCGAGATAAGGGATAATTGGGTATTGTGGAGTACTCAAGCCAGAACTAGTAGATGAGGTAGATGGTACTGATGAATCTGGCAAGATACATAAAGGATCGTAGGTGTCACTCATAATATTTGATACTGCTAAAGATTCTGGATATGGACTAAGGCGATTGGTGGACGTTGGGATGTACGAATTAGAAGTGGTCACAGGAGTGTCtggtgataaaaatattagaggAGGTGTGGCTGATTTTGGTGTTGCTGGTGTTTGTAAGTCTTTAGTAGTCTCTTTAGAAAGAGATTTATTCCATGCTTCCTCTTCACTGTCATTGTCTGATAGATCAACGATTTCTacagattttgttttctttttcgcaCCGCTCTCTTCAGAAGCTTTTGGAGTTTCTTTGACCTCTTTCTTTGGCATTATTGGAGTCCAAGAGCCATCTTCATTAAATTGCACTTCAGTTACCTCTGGTGACACTCTAGAAGAAATGTCCATAAATAATCCATCTAGAACCAACGTTTTAAAGAGTGCTGATTTGTCGCACACCGGACAAATCCACTTTGGTTTTTTCTCATTCATCTGAATGTACAGTGATGCGTCGAAACACTGGATATGGGTGCAGGTCGTAGCACGACAAGGTAactccattttaattttaccgaGAGGACATAACAACGATCCACGCAGGCTTGTTGTAGCTATTTCACAATCCTGCCCTTCCTGCAGTTTTTCGCGAATCATCGCAGTTGTATATTCAGCATTCCTAATACCAGCGCTTTTTAAGCGATACAATAAAGTACTAGATGTGAGTTGTTTGGCAACGTATATACCAAAAACATACGATCTCCCATAGGTAAAAGACCACGAAATAGTAATCATATTCGTAATTGAAGGTGCAAGTTTTGAAAGCGCAGTTATATTAACTGGCTTGCTAGGGCGTTTTGGTTCTACACCAGGTCTGTTTGTTGGTATTGGATTGGGTAATGGCACGAGCTTTCCATTGACTTTAACACAAATGCTTGGAGGAAAGTTATCTTCTTGTTCAGTAGCAGACTCTGATAGACAAAAGCGAAGTAAAATTTGACAGTCATAATTACCACTTGCATTACGAGACAATGCAATATCATTGGCTTGTTGCGatgttaatgtaaaataaaaagtagtttctTGATACCGATCATTTGTAGAGTTCACAAGGTTAGAAGGTTTCTGAATTTCATACAGTACATCAAAAAATGGCAAATCTTTGAACTTAACATCAACATATGAAGAATAATGTGGAATAGAGTTAGAACTGGAGAGAGGCGGTGGTGGTATGTATGATTTTGCCACTGGGTAACCAGTACTAGGATGTTGGCTTACTGGTGGTCTAACATTCGTGTTATAATGGTTGGGGTAACTACTATTGACGTGACTGTCGTAGTGATGAGGGGGCCGATCACTATGAGGCCTTTCGAGCATGTCATAATTACTGGGTCTAGCAACTAGTTGGTTATTATATCTGCGATTGTGAAGCTCTTGAATTTTATGTTGCACAGcagaagattttaattttagtaaatccAAAGCACGACTCTGTAATTCCTGTTTCTTTCCACTTTTATTTCGCCCAGCAAATGAAAGCAAAACCACCAAGTCACTAACTCTAAAGTTCAGTATCATCGTCCGAAGCTCGGCCTCTGACATTGTACACGTTACGAACAAAAAACACAGAATAGACTTGAAACTAGATACAATTGACACACAGGAAAAACATCAAATGAACCACTAAAATCacaaagttttacatttttaagataattttgaatacttattaaataagaGTTTACGCGAATAAAACTGTTTACACGAAAGCGAAAcataaacaaacattaaatagAAACTTACAAGTCAACTCGCCACTAGAGGCGCtgcaaattcaaatttcaaaaataaaaaaataatattcatattttaataaaaatattgaaattaaataaaaactattatttagatAGTTTTTGATTGcagatagttttaaataatcaaatgtttAGTACGTAACTCTGACATAGGCAACCGCCTAAAACTCTACAAAATATCATTTCCTTATGAAACTacattataagttaaaaattatttgaattgtaagtgtataaatatttaaaataaggttttatctcacatttagaaaatatttgttttaaaacatgaaataaaacttcaaaatcgATTATGTTCGGTCTTAACTGTAACTTTACTACTAACGACTACAAACAAACTTTTTGTTGTGAATCTTTCGTTAGTTGCTTGTAATATTTTAGCTATTACTATCATACATAAATTACTattctaaagaatttttaatgtaaattacatTTAGTTATCACACCATAgtgtttataaagaaaatggCTCCTGGAATTGCTGACAAAAAGAATAACACTCTACCGATGTGGGGTAATGAAAAAACTATGAACTTGAATAATCTTATACTTACTAATATTCTATCgtctcattattttaaagtaaatttataccAGTTAAAGACATATCATGAAGTTATTGATGAGATATATTATCAAGTTACCCATTTAGAACCGTGGGAGAAAGGCAGTCGTAAAACGTCAGGACAGACTGGCATGTGTGGTGGTGTGCGTGGAGTTGGCGCTGGTGGTATAGTTTCAACTGCTTTTTGTATACTGTACAAGCTTTTTACACTAAAATTGACACGTAAACAAGTTGTTGGACTTATAAATCATGGTGATTCACCGTACATAAGGGCACTAGGTTTTATGTATATACGATATACCCAGCCACCAAGTGACTTGTGGGATTGGTATGAGCCATATTTAGAAGATGACGAAGAAGTTGATGTGAAGGCGGGATCAGGACAAGTCATGACCATTGGTGAAATGTTAAGGCATTTCCTGTCCAAACTGGAATGGTTTTCAACTTTATTTCCTCGCATACCTGTCCCGATTCAGAAAGACTTAGAGAAGAAGCTTTCAGACTGGCGTGCTCGTACAAAGTGTAACATCACATCTAAACCACAAGATGTTACTGAAGGTGAGGTAGAGTATCAGGACGAGGAACGCCAAGTTGAGGAAAAAGTCGAGGATTACGATCGCGTCAGGGAAGGATCTTCTCGGGTTCCTCGTGAACGCGGTGATTCTCGTTATGGAATGGATTTGTCGGAAGCTATCGAACGAGAAAAAGAAAGACAGCGGCGGGAACGAGACATGCACGGATCTTCATCTCGTCAGTCACATTCTTCTTCAGACAGATATACCAGCCACAGAGCTCGAAGCAGAAGCCCAGTTGATTCAAAGCATCACAGGCGTGATGGAGAAAAACGGAGAAAAGAGAAACGCCGATCTAAAGAAAGATTAGAACATTCTAAACATAGAAGTCACAGTTCACATCATAGAAACAGTGATGATGATCGACATAGTAGGAACAAACATAGCCATAGTTCTAAGGACAATAGGTCTTATGATTTTGAAAGAAGAGATCGCTCTGGCAGCAGGAGTAGATACtagtatattaatattacaaatgaCAAATGATGTACAGTATACctcaaatatctattttatctaaacatattttcatcTGTGACATTTTAATCATActgtttttcaatgtttataacatttataaattaaatttgttgacgttatgtttaaatcatttttttggtGCACAATGTTTCTGCGTAGTGCTATGCAGTGGTTCACAATTAACAGAAAATGGAGTGCATAAAACTGATTACATACTGTGAGAATTCTGcttaaataacaatgaaaagctagcattttaaaaaactgatagtATAAATTATactatctttattttcttagtttatatAAGTATTAAGGTATATTTCAATGTAAAGTACATAAACACCTGTTAACCatctttgttatttatttgtgGTCTAGCTAGGACAATTTGATATTAAGGAAGACTGaggtacaaatttttttttttaccctatgGAATTGTGTATATTTCTATCAGGTTATTATATtcctgttaaaattaatttattgtaaagtttaatttttaagacttattttttctcaatttttattactatgagcctactcttcttttttttttttaagtaattatttttttttacaaattataaataaggtAGAGATGTTTAAACAGCAGgggaaaaaatcattgaattaaaatcattgcctttttcaattgtttacaACATTTTCCCTGGCTACTATGTAATTCAGTTTTATGAATAACTAGGAGTTTCGTAAATTTACGTGAATTGTGCTAATTAGTTATAAGGGTtcaaatttctgttaaatatgTGCTAAATATTTAGAGgagcaaataaattattggttgattttgaatattaaattcacTGTTAAACCCTAATTTTGTTCTGTATTTGCATCCGAGATTaaactaataacttttaaacttaatttctaaCGTAAAATCAGGAGAGAAACAGCTCAATCTAAGAAGAAGAAAtatatgatttgttttaaatgctcACAGCGATTTGGATAAGAAACTcacttacataaaaataatttataaattaacttcaaataagtatttttgaaaaaaatataaatatttgtttaataatgcaatttttaatttatactacattaataaagctttaaaaaaaataattttttgaagtttgtttgtttaaataattaatatttaatgaaaaaaaaaggatttactTGGCAATAGACTTAGAGCTAAGTTAATCCTGATCCAGTGGTATCTTTTTTATATGTCctggtacatttttaaaaaatatataaactataccaaccactttttttttttttcaattgacgTAGTTTtgtgtggtttttttttttttttttttttttttttNttttttttttttttcattatttatcattgaCCATTTCTGCATTGTTAATACAAAGTTgttaccaaataaaaattttgaataaatttattttaatgctctcAATTCACAATCATAATTTGACTTCATTTTTTCCAGTTGCTTTTTCCACTATGTCTGCatcgtttttcaaattaaaatattttatgttatcatTATGAggttcagaattatttttctacacgtaatcacttttatttctctctttgccgctgaaaatttaaattgttttttctgcagttatttttcacatttgcaTCTTTttccacataatttttttaaaaatatttcttaaataggATAGAATAATTGCCAACTTGTTTTGAATCGCACAAttaggtaataaaattttttaaattatctgtcTGTAGAGACTTGTTGCCTTTTCAGTGATTAATGGCTAGATATTTTCTAccaagttattaaattaatgatgttTTTAGTATACGATTATTGTGactttctattaatattttttaattgattaatataattatggCACTCAAAATTTCTTATATG
This window of the Parasteatoda tepidariorum isolate YZ-2023 chromosome 4, CAS_Ptep_4.0, whole genome shotgun sequence genome carries:
- the LOC107437857 gene encoding E3 SUMO-protein ligase PIAS2; protein product: MSEAELRTMILNFRVSDLVVLLSFAGRNKSGKKQELQSRALDLLKLKSSAVQHKIQELHNRRYNNQLVARPSNYDMLERPHSDRPPHHYDSHVNSSYPNHYNTNVRPPVSQHPSTGYPVAKSYIPPPPLSSSNSIPHYSSYVDVKFKDLPFFDVLYEIQKPSNLVNSTNDRYQETTFYFTLTSQQANDIALSRNASGNYDCQILLRFCLSESATEQEDNFPPSICVKVNGKLVPLPNPIPTNRPGVEPKRPSKPVNITALSKLAPSITNMITISWSFTYGRSYVFGIYVAKQLTSSTLLYRLKSAGIRNAEYTTAMIREKLQEGQDCEIATTSLRGSLLCPLGKIKMELPCRATTCTHIQCFDASLYIQMNEKKPKWICPVCDKSALFKTLVLDGLFMDISSRVSPEVTEVQFNEDGSWTPIMPKKEVKETPKASEESGAKKKTKSVEIVDLSDNDSEEEAWNKSLSKETTKDLQTPATPKSATPPLIFLSPDTPVTTSNSYIPTSTNRLSPYPESLAVSNIMSDTYDPLCILPDSSVPSTSSTSSGLSTPQYPIIPYLDNPYSSYNDQIETNENQSAYNNFDFFSLLNTPEGELDKGKDSDRVHSTPDVISLD
- the LOC107437865 gene encoding pre-mRNA-splicing factor 38B, giving the protein MAPGIADKKNNTLPMWGNEKTMNLNNLILTNILSSHYFKVNLYQLKTYHEVIDEIYYQVTHLEPWEKGSRKTSGQTGMCGGVRGVGAGGIVSTAFCILYKLFTLKLTRKQVVGLINHGDSPYIRALGFMYIRYTQPPSDLWDWYEPYLEDDEEVDVKAGSGQVMTIGEMLRHFLSKLEWFSTLFPRIPVPIQKDLEKKLSDWRARTKCNITSKPQDVTEGEVEYQDEERQVEEKVEDYDRVREGSSRVPRERGDSRYGMDLSEAIEREKERQRRERDMHGSSSRQSHSSSDRYTSHRARSRSPVDSKHHRRDGEKRRKEKRRSKERLEHSKHRSHSSHHRNSDDDRHSRNKHSHSSKDNRSYDFERRDRSGSRSRY